Proteins found in one Alicyclobacillus cycloheptanicus genomic segment:
- a CDS encoding IS1634 family transposase, whose translation MLDNLKLTTKKLGSGPIWSWMIDQLGWVGKVDELVEVAPEDCRVSVGERAKALLVNILTDRKALYKVQEFYEVYDVESLVGPDVASDALNDDALGRALDAIHEAGIDGVLSMASFSALDFASVPLDRLHGDTTSMSFYGHYRNYRSAPDDEEGSRLEITRGYSKDHRPDLKQVIFGMVTAHGIPLLASPENGNLDDKTWNAQTIAKLAESLPAQKLSQTLYIADSAAVTTKNLPLFHEHGVRFISRLPNTFAMCDKVKRSALERNYWEDVGRLGERQDTATYRIQSFHREMDGLRYRFIAVQSSALDERKRKRLEKLIETEYREFTRVAAEESERTYSCREDAERAAAELFKSLKGYHTIEVQTNEEMEVLKRPTRGRPRKDAPAPTRKVFRNRVTIHEPSPEALEEARRVASMFVLITNVLDEQAMSNVEVLQAYKEQIEVEYRFRFLKSPYFVGPVYLQNPDRVEAFGCLMLMAVILYATFEYMIRVQMAKESEPLILPGKRKSMRPTGTSLLEMFDGLAMVLIHADERVIRKGPQVDGQPKRILEMLGAGTSVYSEMNKLA comes from the coding sequence TTGCTTGATAATCTCAAACTTACAACCAAGAAGCTTGGCTCAGGTCCCATCTGGTCATGGATGATTGACCAACTGGGTTGGGTGGGCAAGGTAGATGAGCTTGTTGAGGTTGCGCCTGAGGACTGTCGGGTTTCTGTGGGTGAACGAGCAAAAGCTCTGTTGGTCAACATCCTGACTGACCGTAAGGCCTTGTATAAAGTGCAGGAGTTCTATGAAGTATACGATGTAGAGTCGCTTGTAGGTCCGGATGTGGCGTCGGATGCGCTGAATGACGACGCCCTTGGCCGTGCTCTGGATGCAATTCATGAGGCCGGCATAGACGGGGTGTTGAGTATGGCCTCATTCTCAGCACTGGACTTTGCCTCTGTGCCCTTGGACCGCCTGCATGGAGATACCACGTCCATGTCGTTCTACGGTCATTATCGGAATTACCGGAGTGCCCCGGATGATGAGGAAGGCAGCCGTCTCGAGATTACCAGGGGGTATTCCAAAGATCACAGACCTGACTTGAAACAAGTGATCTTCGGCATGGTCACCGCACACGGTATCCCGCTCTTGGCAAGCCCTGAGAACGGGAACCTCGACGACAAGACTTGGAATGCGCAAACTATTGCCAAGCTGGCTGAAAGTCTTCCAGCACAGAAGCTTAGCCAGACCCTTTATATCGCGGATTCCGCCGCTGTCACCACGAAGAACCTGCCGCTCTTTCATGAACACGGTGTTCGGTTCATCTCTCGTTTACCCAATACATTTGCCATGTGTGACAAGGTGAAGCGCAGTGCATTGGAGAGAAACTATTGGGAAGACGTTGGCAGATTGGGAGAGCGGCAAGACACAGCCACCTACCGCATTCAGTCATTTCATCGAGAGATGGATGGGTTACGTTACCGGTTTATTGCAGTCCAGTCGAGCGCATTGGACGAACGCAAGAGGAAGCGATTGGAGAAGCTCATTGAGACTGAGTACAGGGAGTTCACCCGGGTAGCGGCTGAAGAAAGTGAGCGAACCTACTCATGCCGGGAGGATGCAGAGCGAGCCGCTGCGGAATTGTTCAAGAGCCTTAAGGGTTACCACACGATTGAGGTTCAGACGAACGAAGAGATGGAAGTGCTCAAACGTCCGACTCGGGGACGACCGCGCAAGGATGCTCCTGCGCCAACGCGTAAGGTGTTCCGAAACCGAGTCACTATCCATGAGCCCAGTCCGGAGGCGCTGGAAGAGGCTAGACGGGTCGCATCGATGTTTGTGCTGATTACCAATGTGCTCGACGAACAGGCCATGAGCAACGTGGAAGTGCTTCAGGCCTATAAGGAGCAAATCGAAGTTGAGTACCGTTTCCGTTTCCTGAAGAGTCCCTACTTCGTGGGACCTGTGTACTTACAAAATCCTGACCGGGTGGAAGCATTCGGGTGTCTGATGCTCATGGCCGTTATCCTGTATGCGACCTTTGAATACATGATTCGAGTGCAGATGGCCAAAGAATCCGAACCGCTCATCCTACCCGGAAAGAGAAAGAGTATGCGCCCAACGGGGACGTCACTGTTGGAGATGTTCGATGGACTGGCGATGGTACTCATCCACGCGGACGAGCGAGTCATTCGCAAAGGACCTCAGGTCGATGGGCAGCCTAAACGCATCCTCGAAATGCTCGGCGCGGGCACGAGCGTGTACAGCGAGATGAATAAGCTGGCCTAA
- a CDS encoding retropepsin-like aspartic protease, translating into MRVKYREGLLFTTVTLTHGGHTLAVSDVIVDTGAAQSLISTDAVDEIFQRYEPSDKLVTLGGIGGDAVSVRRKIDLVQLDDFSARDFFIDFASMAMHPGINGLLGMDILTAGRYTIDLGDMRVWRDTDR; encoded by the coding sequence ATGAGAGTTAAGTATCGTGAAGGCCTGCTATTTACGACTGTCACGTTGACACATGGCGGACACACACTTGCCGTTTCGGATGTCATCGTTGATACTGGCGCTGCGCAGTCGCTCATTTCGACTGATGCCGTGGATGAAATTTTCCAGCGCTATGAGCCTAGTGACAAACTCGTCACATTGGGTGGCATCGGAGGGGATGCTGTTTCGGTTCGCAGAAAAATCGATTTGGTCCAGTTAGATGATTTTTCGGCAAGGGATTTTTTCATCGACTTTGCCAGCATGGCAATGCATCCAGGTATCAATGGACTCCTTGGGATGGACATTCTTACAGCAGGCCGGTATACGATCGACCTCGGGGACATGCGGGTCTGGCGTGACACTGACCGATGA
- a CDS encoding AbrB/MazE/SpoVT family DNA-binding domain-containing protein yields MLTTGLTRQLDEYGRIILPKELRESHHMDTGDPVAFFLEADSIMLKAHNPGCVFCGNVGGTSEYRGCMVCTTCKDELVALADSKRQSQAHG; encoded by the coding sequence ATGCTGACTACTGGTCTCACCCGCCAGCTTGACGAGTATGGACGAATTATTCTACCCAAGGAATTACGAGAAAGTCATCACATGGACACCGGAGATCCGGTTGCCTTCTTCTTGGAGGCGGATTCTATCATGTTGAAGGCTCATAATCCGGGATGCGTCTTTTGTGGAAATGTCGGCGGGACAAGTGAATACAGGGGATGTATGGTTTGCACCACTTGCAAGGATGAATTGGTTGCGCTGGCCGATTCTAAACGTCAGTCTCAGGCGCACGGTTGA
- a CDS encoding tyrosine-type recombinase/integrase, whose product MSEARNLNYHNAQKFLTHVQNPLVRLFATTILFTGMRPFECAGLRYNDVDLVNGVIHVRGKKGKYRAIPIHRELHLMLEDYAASRSEETVKGNGWFFERADGGSPRPYYYTRVIRQTAKKLGWDAPTSPAQLRHAFATELFKQGVSLRTTADVLGHCHREVFVRLSPINAGDLRQAIEKLPLFMLRLFDVIVGGFSLIRCRGL is encoded by the coding sequence ATGAGCGAAGCGAGGAATTTGAACTACCACAACGCACAAAAGTTTTTGACGCACGTGCAAAATCCATTGGTTCGTCTCTTTGCGACAACGATCCTGTTTACAGGAATGCGGCCATTCGAATGCGCAGGATTACGATACAACGATGTGGATTTGGTTAATGGCGTCATCCACGTCAGGGGCAAGAAGGGGAAATACCGTGCAATACCAATTCACCGGGAACTACATTTGATGCTGGAAGACTATGCTGCATCACGCAGTGAGGAAACGGTGAAAGGCAACGGGTGGTTTTTCGAACGGGCCGATGGGGGTTCTCCACGTCCTTATTACTACACTCGTGTGATAAGACAGACGGCAAAGAAGCTTGGATGGGACGCCCCGACCTCTCCAGCTCAACTACGACACGCATTTGCGACGGAACTTTTTAAGCAGGGCGTTTCATTGAGAACGACAGCGGACGTGTTGGGCCACTGCCACAGGGAGGTGTTTGTCAGACTGTCTCCAATTAACGCCGGGGATTTACGCCAGGCAATTGAAAAATTGCCGTTGTTTATGCTCAGATTATTTGACGTCATTGTCGGTGGATTTTCTTTGATTCGCTGTCGGGGACTTTAG
- a CDS encoding tyrosine-type recombinase/integrase, translated as MATGARGGARAGGLSPSYFNKVLKDTVERIEFPVHVTAHMFRHTFATSFIKRGGSLVDLQHLLGHASLTVTSQYLHSLEDDRRSSIELL; from the coding sequence GTGGCGACGGGAGCGCGCGGGGGGGCTCGCGCAGGAGGGCTGTCTCCGTCCTACTTCAACAAGGTACTCAAAGATACAGTGGAGAGAATTGAATTCCCGGTTCACGTAACAGCACATATGTTTCGCCACACGTTCGCAACCAGTTTTATCAAAAGAGGTGGTTCACTGGTCGATCTTCAGCACCTTTTAGGACACGCATCTCTGACGGTTACGAGCCAGTACCTTCATTCATTGGAGGACGATAGGCGCAGCAGCATTGAACTACTTTGA
- a CDS encoding DDE-type integrase/transposase/recombinase: MQDDSRRQIALFRYGLIAPILRQTESGAQKAMLEELASQEHEMPNGEKRRFSERTLERYLAGYRKEGVDGLLPQLRADDRRPRVLPPHVIERAVALRKEQPLRTVEQLIVMLETEGLVPEGFIRRSTLSAHLRRAKVERTKAVRKQRTWQRYTANEVHEIWQCDVCDSLRVPDPNSGGQMRVARLVAVLDDKSRYICYAAFYFRENLPVLEDALKKAITTHGTPKIFYCDNAKIYQSKQLSEVAARLGFEIRHSRPFLPQGRGKLERYFGYVERSFRPEAELCVKNSTIQNLDDLNRYFRAWLEKMYHQRTHSTLKKRPAAVLTTHGPLRLVDPHVLEDAFQWTYKAKVDKTACISVQGNTYEVESILVGRTVTLRYNPFDLTRIQVWLEGKHYANAVPLKMRRHTDKRVTQADSPPSELPTEPGISFLETITAAHEKQRQQSLGRTSFARALKDGESHDD, from the coding sequence ATGCAAGATGATTCGCGACGCCAAATCGCTCTGTTCCGCTATGGTCTTATTGCCCCGATATTGCGGCAAACCGAGAGTGGTGCTCAAAAAGCGATGCTGGAGGAACTGGCTAGTCAGGAACATGAGATGCCAAACGGAGAGAAAAGAAGATTCTCGGAACGCACGCTAGAGCGATATTTGGCAGGCTACCGAAAGGAAGGGGTAGATGGGCTGCTTCCCCAACTTCGGGCAGACGACCGCCGACCGCGGGTGTTGCCCCCTCATGTGATTGAACGAGCTGTGGCCTTGCGTAAGGAACAACCCTTGCGCACAGTGGAGCAACTCATTGTGATGCTGGAGACTGAAGGACTCGTTCCAGAAGGATTTATTCGGCGCAGCACACTGTCCGCGCATTTGCGCAGAGCCAAGGTGGAGCGTACAAAGGCAGTGCGCAAGCAACGTACCTGGCAGCGGTATACCGCCAATGAAGTTCACGAAATTTGGCAATGTGACGTCTGTGATTCCTTGCGCGTCCCAGACCCCAACTCTGGGGGCCAGATGCGGGTAGCCAGATTGGTTGCTGTACTTGACGATAAGAGTCGTTATATCTGCTACGCCGCGTTTTATTTTCGAGAGAATCTGCCGGTGCTTGAGGATGCGTTGAAAAAAGCGATTACTACGCATGGAACGCCGAAAATCTTCTACTGCGACAATGCAAAGATTTACCAGTCAAAACAGTTGAGCGAGGTGGCTGCCAGACTCGGGTTTGAGATTCGTCACTCCCGGCCATTTCTCCCCCAAGGGCGCGGGAAATTGGAACGATACTTCGGCTACGTAGAGCGCTCTTTCCGCCCGGAAGCCGAGTTGTGTGTGAAGAACAGTACCATCCAGAATCTCGACGACCTCAATCGCTACTTCCGTGCCTGGCTGGAGAAAATGTATCACCAGAGAACCCACAGCACGTTGAAAAAACGGCCTGCAGCCGTACTGACCACGCACGGTCCGTTGCGGTTGGTGGACCCGCATGTGCTCGAAGACGCATTTCAATGGACCTACAAGGCAAAGGTGGACAAGACAGCCTGCATTTCAGTGCAGGGAAACACGTACGAGGTTGAGTCCATCCTCGTTGGGCGAACCGTGACGTTGCGCTACAACCCCTTCGACCTCACTCGTATTCAGGTATGGCTGGAGGGCAAGCACTACGCGAATGCCGTCCCGCTGAAGATGCGCCGACACACAGACAAACGTGTAACGCAAGCCGATTCCCCACCTTCAGAGCTACCAACCGAACCAGGGATTTCCTTTCTCGAAACGATTACCGCAGCCCACGAAAAGCAGAGGCAACAGTCGCTTGGGCGAACCTCGTTTGCTCGTGCCCTGAAAGATGGTGAATCTCATGATGACTGA
- a CDS encoding tyrosine-type recombinase/integrase — protein MLRDRDGLKGPSRNRILACLRSFYAFLEKRDICENVAVQVDFIEHHRRPVKYLQFDDALRLIEAIDNYLIQVVSYTLLRTGMRMSEATRLRVQDVNLNAWQIHVIGKRQKERDNPINTNLMDLLESFVGGITGRKPEARFFSLPSTWRRERAGGLAQEGCLRPTSTRYSKIQWRELNSRFT, from the coding sequence ATGCTGAGGGATAGAGATGGTCTCAAAGGTCCGAGCCGCAATCGAATACTCGCCTGCTTACGCAGCTTCTACGCTTTTCTCGAGAAGCGAGATATATGCGAGAACGTTGCCGTGCAGGTGGATTTCATCGAGCACCACCGCCGCCCGGTCAAGTACCTGCAATTCGACGACGCTTTAAGACTGATTGAAGCAATTGATAACTACCTGATTCAGGTTGTTTCGTATACGCTGTTGCGCACCGGTATGCGCATGTCCGAGGCGACCCGACTCAGGGTGCAGGATGTGAACTTGAACGCATGGCAAATCCATGTGATTGGCAAGCGACAGAAAGAACGGGATAATCCAATCAACACAAATCTGATGGATTTACTCGAGTCATTTGTCGGCGGGATAACAGGAAGGAAGCCGGAAGCTCGGTTTTTCTCACTACCATCGACGTGGCGACGGGAGCGCGCGGGGGGGCTCGCGCAGGAGGGCTGTCTCCGTCCTACTTCAACAAGGTACTCAAAGATACAGTGGAGAGAATTGAATTCCCGGTTCACGTAA
- a CDS encoding MmgE/PrpD family protein, producing the protein MTALRQLAEYIVGATFTRTDLEEASLHAADTFIANACGCQTTEGQKISSLLNGADHGVLPNRLLTESDLLQRLSLRSAITRLTEIDDIHRASCVTPGVVVVSTAVELWKASGGCSAASFLEAIIVGYEAMTRLGRVIQGADVVYRGIWPTYFCAAVGSATVTARLLGLSEEATAHALSMALTLSTGGVNRGNSFPFRWMTLGRATADGCYAAIVAANGFTGTSDLSDTWFHQTYGLQSNIALLTSGLGDTPQIYQCSLKPYCAAKQAIPSIEGMKRALESGVRIDDVEEIRVFVPPQFVTMIDHPPANRLFSISSVPYGLAISAHLPEQLYNVSRDGIVMNPQVLDLMNRVSVYPDAGLLADYPEVWATRVEVRTRHETRVEDVVETLGDPEMRLDMQGLEQKWRTILDTGDSDGVRLVRLCLEVVCDVERVIEAAMEVAGYVG; encoded by the coding sequence TTGACAGCCCTCAGACAGCTCGCTGAATATATCGTCGGTGCGACATTTACCCGTACAGATTTGGAGGAGGCGAGTCTCCACGCAGCAGACACTTTCATCGCTAATGCCTGTGGCTGTCAAACGACGGAAGGGCAAAAGATTTCTTCCTTATTAAATGGTGCTGACCACGGTGTGTTACCAAACAGGCTTTTGACCGAGAGCGATCTTCTTCAACGGCTCTCACTTCGGAGCGCGATTACGCGGTTGACGGAGATCGATGATATTCATAGAGCATCGTGTGTGACTCCCGGCGTCGTGGTGGTTTCGACGGCTGTGGAATTGTGGAAGGCGTCTGGCGGTTGTTCGGCCGCGTCGTTTTTGGAAGCGATTATTGTCGGGTATGAGGCGATGACTCGCCTTGGCAGAGTTATCCAGGGTGCCGACGTCGTGTATCGCGGGATTTGGCCCACATACTTTTGTGCAGCTGTCGGGAGTGCCACGGTAACTGCCCGGCTTCTTGGACTGTCGGAAGAGGCAACTGCTCACGCACTTTCAATGGCGTTGACCCTTTCCACCGGTGGGGTGAACCGAGGAAACAGTTTTCCGTTTCGATGGATGACCTTGGGACGTGCCACTGCGGATGGATGTTACGCTGCGATTGTTGCGGCCAATGGATTCACGGGGACATCGGACCTCAGTGATACCTGGTTCCATCAAACCTACGGCTTGCAATCAAATATCGCCCTTCTCACGAGTGGTCTTGGTGACACACCCCAAATTTATCAGTGCAGCTTGAAACCTTATTGTGCAGCGAAGCAAGCCATCCCTTCCATCGAGGGCATGAAGAGGGCTTTGGAGAGTGGTGTTCGCATTGATGATGTTGAGGAGATTCGTGTGTTTGTGCCGCCTCAGTTTGTAACTATGATAGATCATCCACCGGCCAATCGGCTTTTCTCCATATCAAGCGTTCCCTATGGACTGGCGATTTCCGCGCATCTTCCTGAGCAGTTGTACAATGTGTCGCGGGACGGGATCGTGATGAATCCGCAGGTGTTGGATTTGATGAACCGCGTGAGCGTGTATCCGGATGCGGGGTTGCTTGCGGATTATCCGGAGGTCTGGGCGACACGGGTGGAAGTAAGGACCAGGCATGAGACCCGTGTTGAGGACGTGGTGGAGACCCTGGGCGATCCGGAAATGCGGCTGGACATGCAAGGGTTGGAGCAGAAGTGGCGCACTATTTTGGATACGGGTGACAGTGATGGGGTGAGGCTGGTAAGGCTGTGTTTAGAGGTAGTTTGTGACGTGGAGCGGGTGATTGAGGCTGCGATGGAGGTTGCTGGCTATGTTGGGTAA
- the istA gene encoding IS21 family transposase encodes MRKIRELPRLKYEEGLSIRKVGQSLSISHSTVLELVRRFEASQWSWPLPEDIDEATLKEVLYPPPARNEVKDPVDWAWVHAELRKKGVTLTLLWEEYARTHKRPYGYSRFCEIYREWTTEREVAAPQHHKAGEKVFVDFAGPTVPIIDSETGEIHDAQIFVAVLGASSYAYVEGCRSQDVPSLIQAVCNTLEFWGAPAIIVPDNLKAAVTKPSRYEPEIQSSFQQMAEHYRLAVIPARPRRPKDYPDDLVIPKFCNGRPEGRTIYTACSNRGLEDSG; translated from the coding sequence ATGCGCAAGATTCGAGAGCTACCCAGACTCAAGTATGAGGAGGGACTCAGTATTCGGAAAGTGGGCCAGAGCCTGTCTATTTCCCACAGTACCGTCCTCGAGCTCGTTCGTCGGTTCGAGGCGTCACAGTGGTCCTGGCCGCTACCAGAAGACATCGACGAAGCGACGCTTAAAGAGGTGCTGTACCCGCCGCCCGCGCGCAACGAAGTCAAGGATCCAGTCGATTGGGCTTGGGTCCACGCCGAGTTACGCAAGAAGGGGGTGACACTCACGTTGTTGTGGGAGGAATACGCGCGAACCCACAAACGCCCTTACGGATACTCGCGTTTCTGCGAAATCTACCGCGAGTGGACGACTGAACGCGAAGTCGCTGCACCGCAACACCACAAGGCGGGTGAAAAAGTCTTCGTAGATTTTGCCGGCCCAACAGTGCCCATTATCGACTCGGAAACCGGCGAGATTCACGATGCACAGATTTTTGTTGCTGTGCTGGGCGCCAGCAGTTACGCCTATGTGGAAGGGTGTCGAAGCCAGGACGTACCCTCCCTCATCCAAGCGGTCTGCAATACGCTGGAGTTCTGGGGCGCACCCGCAATCATCGTCCCGGATAACCTCAAAGCCGCGGTTACCAAGCCATCTCGGTATGAACCAGAAATTCAATCCTCGTTTCAGCAGATGGCTGAACACTATCGGCTTGCAGTGATTCCGGCACGCCCTCGCCGGCCAAAAGATTATCCCGACGATTTAGTTATCCCGAAGTTTTGTAATGGACGGCCCGAAGGGCGCACCATTTACACAGCATGCAGCAACCGAGGATTAGAGGATTCGGGATAA
- a CDS encoding DUF5348 domain-containing protein has product MTGNLRFSSLRDRWYFADEQDEHDLHCGDPIEIEIGDRYYYARIEWCAEGWYAIFHEDDQRSDAFVLMRNRTYTARWIYF; this is encoded by the coding sequence ATGACGGGAAATCTACGATTCAGTTCACTGCGGGACCGATGGTACTTTGCAGATGAACAAGATGAACATGACTTGCATTGCGGAGACCCGATTGAAATCGAGATCGGCGACAGATATTACTACGCGAGAATAGAGTGGTGTGCTGAGGGATGGTACGCGATCTTCCACGAAGACGACCAGCGCAGTGACGCATTCGTGCTGATGCGCAACCGAACTTACACTGCGAGGTGGATATACTTCTAG
- a CDS encoding thiamine pyrophosphate-binding protein, translating to MLDAFQKARVSYIFGNFGSDHTVVIEGLARAKVNGINMPQAIICPHEIVALSAAHGYSLVTGEAQVVMVHCDVGTQNLGGAVHNASRARIPVLIFAGETPFTLGGELPGTRNRTVNFHQDIFDLIFAL from the coding sequence ATGCTGGATGCTTTCCAAAAGGCGCGGGTATCATATATATTTGGTAATTTTGGAAGCGATCACACGGTGGTCATTGAAGGACTTGCTCGCGCGAAAGTAAACGGGATTAACATGCCGCAAGCAATAATTTGTCCTCATGAAATCGTTGCATTATCAGCAGCGCACGGGTACTCATTGGTCACAGGCGAAGCGCAGGTAGTCATGGTGCACTGTGATGTTGGCACGCAAAATTTAGGCGGTGCTGTTCATAACGCGTCTCGCGCACGAATACCAGTTCTTATCTTCGCAGGTGAGACTCCCTTTACGTTGGGTGGCGAACTACCGGGTACAAGAAACCGAACGGTGAATTTCCATCAAGACATCTTTGATCTCATCTTCGCGCTATAA
- a CDS encoding IS3 family transposase (programmed frameshift) → MERRNFSVQFKQQIVRECSETGNVSLVARKHDLNANMVRRWIKQVNGSAMSSPKTRGKVTHATAEELQALQAEQQQLIAENERMKKTMGEQALEISILRDLLKKANPPLADKVAIAHKWITAGYPVTIVLRIVGVSRSTYYYQQTHEPKPKTSSGGRPATQYTYTKNGQKISDEQVKEWLMNAIEGDGFGYGYLKLTHWLRREHNLVINRKKVYRLCKELGVLKPQRKIKSKHPRKLARNREVTEPNQLWEVDIKYGYVHGEDRFFFVLSYIDVFDREIVDYHIGLRCEATDAVDTLKRALWKRRLFGGTQQLPTIRSDNGPQFVSMVFESTCEQLEVEHERIPPRTPNMNAHIESFHRILEDDCLSRHEFASYAQAYQAVVEFMEYYNGRRMHSSLNFLSPSEFHKAHVETGIMPKSNVKV, encoded by the exons ATGGAACGACGGAATTTTTCAGTGCAGTTTAAGCAGCAAATCGTTCGTGAGTGCTCTGAAACGGGAAACGTGTCTTTGGTGGCCAGGAAGCATGACCTGAATGCGAATATGGTTCGCCGCTGGATTAAGCAGGTGAATGGCAGCGCAATGTCGAGCCCCAAGACCAGGGGTAAGGTTACACATGCAACTGCTGAGGAACTGCAGGCTCTGCAAGCAGAACAGCAGCAATTGATTGCAGAAAATGAGCGGATGAAAAAGACAATGGGCGAACAGGCCCTTGAAATTTCCATCCTCCGTGACCTGTTAAAAAAAGCCAACCCTC CACTTGCGGATAAAGTAGCGATTGCGCACAAGTGGATCACAGCCGGGTATCCAGTCACCATCGTGCTGCGCATCGTGGGGGTCTCTCGGTCCACTTATTATTATCAACAGACACACGAACCGAAGCCGAAAACGTCTTCCGGAGGGCGTCCTGCGACCCAATACACCTATACGAAGAATGGGCAAAAGATAAGCGACGAGCAGGTTAAGGAATGGCTTATGAACGCCATTGAGGGGGATGGTTTTGGATACGGGTATCTGAAGTTGACGCACTGGCTAAGGCGGGAGCACAACCTGGTTATCAACAGGAAGAAGGTATATCGCCTGTGTAAGGAACTCGGGGTTCTAAAGCCCCAACGGAAGATCAAGTCGAAGCATCCACGAAAGCTCGCCAGAAATCGTGAAGTCACAGAACCTAACCAACTTTGGGAGGTGGATATCAAGTATGGATACGTCCACGGTGAGGACCGGTTCTTCTTCGTGCTCTCTTACATCGACGTGTTCGACAGGGAGATTGTGGATTATCACATCGGACTGCGGTGTGAAGCGACAGATGCTGTGGATACGTTAAAACGGGCTCTGTGGAAAAGGCGCCTATTTGGCGGAACTCAGCAGTTACCCACAATCCGGTCCGACAACGGTCCACAGTTTGTCAGCATGGTCTTTGAATCGACATGTGAGCAACTGGAGGTGGAGCACGAAAGAATTCCGCCAAGGACGCCGAATATGAACGCACATATCGAATCTTTCCATAGGATCCTGGAAGATGACTGTCTGTCCAGGCACGAGTTTGCGAGTTATGCACAGGCATACCAAGCGGTAGTCGAGTTCATGGAGTATTACAATGGGCGTCGGATGCATTCGAGTCTGAATTTTCTATCACCATCCGAGTTCCACAAGGCACATGTTGAAACAGGTATCATGCCCAAGTCAAATGTGAAAGTCTAA
- a CDS encoding ExeA family protein gives MMTEFFGFAQEPFDRDIPVERLVAFHGHSELSARLIYATEHRHMALVTGDTGTGKTTAVRAVMKRMDESQYKFMYIANAGLTPKTLYRVILERLQIQPRFRQVDNQALVHQVLEESYQKGQQVVIIVDEAHELDPQMLAEFRFLNNFRADSFSPISLWLVGQTELREKMKLRILTSLSGRIQIRYHMGTLTEAEVQDYVSKQLASVGQERTIFSADAVKLIARTSQGNPRLINTLCRGALIDAATLGHSVVDNSHVERAWMEVSGS, from the coding sequence ATGATGACTGAGTTCTTTGGCTTCGCTCAGGAGCCTTTTGACCGTGACATCCCGGTCGAACGCTTGGTGGCGTTTCACGGTCACAGCGAGCTCTCTGCAAGGCTCATCTACGCGACGGAACACCGCCACATGGCACTTGTAACCGGGGACACCGGGACCGGGAAGACAACGGCCGTACGCGCTGTGATGAAGCGAATGGATGAGAGCCAATACAAGTTCATGTATATCGCCAACGCCGGACTTACGCCCAAAACACTATACCGCGTGATTCTCGAGCGTCTGCAGATCCAGCCCAGGTTTCGACAGGTAGATAACCAGGCGCTCGTTCACCAGGTGCTCGAAGAAAGCTACCAAAAAGGCCAACAAGTCGTGATTATCGTCGATGAAGCACATGAACTCGACCCGCAGATGCTGGCCGAATTTCGGTTCCTCAACAATTTTCGGGCTGATTCATTCTCGCCGATTTCCCTCTGGCTGGTGGGACAAACAGAATTGCGGGAGAAGATGAAACTCCGAATCCTGACTTCACTATCCGGGAGAATCCAAATTCGCTACCACATGGGGACGTTGACCGAGGCTGAAGTGCAGGACTATGTCTCGAAGCAGCTGGCGAGCGTGGGTCAGGAGAGAACGATTTTCTCAGCTGATGCCGTGAAGTTGATTGCGAGAACCAGCCAAGGTAATCCCCGGTTGATTAACACACTGTGTCGTGGCGCGCTGATCGACGCTGCAACGTTGGGACACAGCGTCGTTGATAACAGTCATGTGGAGCGGGCATGGATGGAGGTGAGCGGCTCATGA